The Aspergillus luchuensis IFO 4308 DNA, chromosome 7, nearly complete sequence genome has a segment encoding these proteins:
- the BPL1 gene encoding biotin--[acetyl-CoA-carboxylase] ligase BPL1 (BUSCO:EOG09261666;~COG:H;~EggNog:ENOG410PI1A;~InterPro:IPR004408,IPR019197,IPR004143,IPR029062;~PFAM:PF03099,PF09825;~go_function: GO:0004077 - biotin-[acetyl-CoA-carboxylase] ligase activity [Evidence IEA];~go_process: GO:0006464 - cellular protein modification process [Evidence IEA]): MATPNMTGKKVNVLVYSGNGTTIESVRHTLYSLRRLLAPHYAVIPVTSDALLREPWTATCALLVIPGGADLGYGRVLNGPGNRRIEQFVKRGGAYLGFCAGGYYGSRRCEFEVGDKTLQVIGERELAFYPGTCRGGAFAGFVYHSEAGARAAEISVNKDSLNAGIVPERFKCYYNGGGVFVDAPTLADKGVEVLASFEEELNVDSGEGKAAVVFCRVGEGRVVLTGPHPEFAAANLDKKAGGPDYAKVVEALEADDKARTDFLKACLVKLGLQVTQSTTTVPSLSSLHLSSQEPAETADLVASWQEIITKDGNEEILKDENDTFRIERPGAWNLSQLEDSLPASSQSTEGIVDYNAIVKRLVVHDDVPSSKLTPYFNHHAFYSNLHQYQSQSREGASEFGSHLVYGEVVTSTNTILEKNPKLLRKLPNGFTASATTQVAGRGRGSNVWVSPAGALIFSTVLRHPLEKIQSAPVVFIQYLAAMAVVQGIKNYDDGYSELPVKLKWPNDVYALDPENPDKKQYSKICGILVNSHYCANEYTSVVGIGINATNASPTTSLTALAARFLGPRAAPITLEKLLARILTTFEELYTRFLRAGFDRGFEEMYYADWLHMHQVVTLEEEGGVRARIKGITRDYGLLLAEELGWDDRPTGRVWQLQSDSNSFDFFRGLVRRKV; encoded by the exons ATGGCGACCCCCAATATGACCGGCAAAAAGGTCAACGTTCTGGTCTATTCCG GCAATGGAACCACCATCGAATCCGTCCgccacaccctctactccctccgccgccttCTAGCCCCCCACTACGCCGTCATCCCCGTCACCTCCGACGCCCTCCTCCGCGAACCCTGGACTGCTACCTGCgctctcctcgtcatccccGGCGGCGCTGATCTAGGCTACGGTCGCGTTCTCAATGGTCCGGGTAATCGCCGCATCGAACAATTCGTCAAGCGCGGCGGCGCTTACCTTGGTTTCTGCGCGGGCGGGTACTACGGTTCCCGACGCTGCGAATTCGAAGTCGGCGATAAGACACTTCAGGTTATCGGAGAGCGCGAACTGGCCTTCTACCCGGGGACATGTCGCGGAGGGGCGTTCGCGGGGTTCGTCTATCATAGTGAGGCGGGGGCGAGGGCCGCGGAGATTTCGGTGAATAAGGATAGCCTAAATGCGGGGATTGTGCCGGAGCGGTTTAAGTGCTACTATAATGGAGGCGGGGTGTTTGTGGATGCGCCAACTCTTGCTGATAAGGGAGTGGAGGTGCTGGCGAGCTTTGAGGAGGAATTGAATGTTGActctggggaggggaaggccGCCGTGGTGTTTTGTCgcgttggggaggggagggttgtTCTTACGGGACCGCATCCGGA GTTCGCAGCTGCAAACCTGGATAAAAAAGCCGGTGGCCCCGACTATGCAAAGGTCgtggaggcgctggaggcTGATGACAAGGCGCGCACGGACTTCCTCAAAGCCTGTCTGGTCAAGCTGGGCCTGCAGGTGACGCAGAGCACGACCACCGTGCCGTCGCTGTCGTCGCTGCATCTGTCCTCGCAGGAGCCCGCCGAGACGGCCGATCTGGTGGCGTCATGGCAGGAGATCATCACCAAGGATGGCAATGAGGAGATCCtgaaggatgagaatgaCACGTTCCGGATTGAGAGACCCGGGGCATGGAATCTGAGCCAGCTGGAGGACTCCCTTCCAGCATCATCGCAGTCTACGGAGGGTATCGTGGATTACAACGCCATCGTTAAGCGACTGGTGGTGCACGACGACGTGCCATCATCGAAGCTGACGCCCTACTTCAATCACCATGCCTTCTACTCCAACCTCCACCAGTACCAATCACAGTCCCGCGAGGGTGCATCCGAGTTTGGCTCCCACCTCGTGTATGGCGAGGTCGTCACCAGCACGAACACGATCTTGGAAAA AAACCCCAAGCTGCTGCGCAAGCTGCCCAATGGCTTCACCGCCAGCGCCACGACCCAGGTGGCAGGCCGCGGCCGCGGATCGAACGTCTGGGTGTCGCCGGCCGGAGCGCTGATATTCTCAACGGTGCTGCGCCACCCGCTCGAGAAGATACAGTCAGCACCAGTAGTGTTTATCCAGTATTTGGCggcgatggcggtggtgcaaGGAATCAAGAACTATGACGACGGATATTCGGAGTTACCGGTCAAGCTGAAGTGGCCGAATGACGTGT ATGCACTGGACCCGGAGAACCCGGATAAAAAGCAGTACTCGAAAATCTGCGGCATCCTGGTGAACTCGCATTACTGCGCGAACGAGTACACCTCGGTCGTGGGCATTGGCATCAACGCAACGAACGCATCGCCTACGACGTCGTTGACGGCGCTGGCGGCGCGGTTCCTTGGGCCCCGGGCCGCCCCGATCAcactggagaagctgctggcgCGCATTCTGACGACGTTTGAGGAGCTGTATACGCGATTCCTGCGGGCCGGGTTCGATCGGGGATTCGAAGAGATGTATTACGCAGACTGGCTGCACATGCACCAGGTGGTGAcgttggaggaagaagggggggtGCGCGCGCGCATTAAGGGGATCACGCGGGATTACGGGCTACTGCTGGCAGAGGAACTGGGCTGGGATGACCGGCCGACGGGCCGGGTGTGGCAGCTGCAGAGCGACAGTAACAGTTTTGACTTCTTCCGTGGATTGGTGCGGCGGAAAGTGTAG
- a CDS encoding cytochrome P450 (COG:Q;~EggNog:ENOG410PGYE;~InterPro:IPR001128,IPR017972,IPR002401,IPR036396;~PFAM:PF00067;~go_function: GO:0005506 - iron ion binding [Evidence IEA];~go_function: GO:0016705 - oxidoreductase activity, acting on paired donors, with incorporation or reduction of molecular oxygen [Evidence IEA];~go_function: GO:0020037 - heme binding [Evidence IEA];~go_process: GO:0055114 - oxidation-reduction process [Evidence IEA]), with protein sequence MSTLLFVATASPILYLLYVLLSRWQHAQNARKWNCGSIPSYPGDVLGINTLKEALAMDKARQVPTVTRRRVDIMSARENRYTTTFHFRQLGTDVISTCDPKNVQALLATQFKDFELGQSRRNALHWLLGSGIFTADGDHWSRSRALLRPQFTRDQISDLDLEERHVQVAMRAMPVDATTGWTAATDIQTIFFRLTMDTATEFLFGESVQSQAAALSNGAMPQDDFPAQFDRGQWYSAQRARFEKLYWIVNNKESRAINKAVHAYVDRFVSAALNSDPEKKPTGHYVFLHGLAEATRDPVELRSQLLNILLAGRDTTASLLSWCILFLARHPDYFNSLRATILAEFGSYSSPHDITFANLKSCRPLQNFLNEVLRLYPIVPGNRRTAVRNTTLPTGGGPAGTDPVYVKKGQPVFYSTYVMHRRPDLWGADADEFRPDRWNERKAGWEYLPFNGGPRICIGQQFALTETGYVLVRLLQRFDVIEGVGKTKEGEITMQMSLTNAPGDNVTVRLHEDASN encoded by the exons ATGTCGACACTTTTGTTTGTCGCAACGGCCTCCCccatcctctacctcctATATGTGCTGCTCTCTCGCTGGCAACATGCGCAAAATGCTCGTAAATGGAACTGCGGGAGTATTCCCTCATACCCCGGTGATGTGCTGGGCATCAACACCCTGAAGGAGGCGCTGGCTATGGACAAGGCTCGCCAGGTGCCCACAGTCACCCGCCGCCGTGTTGACATCATGTCCGCCCGCGAGAATCGCTATACCACTACATTCCACTTCCGTCAGCTGGGCACCGATGTCATCAGCACCTGCGATCCCAAGAACGTCCAGGCCTTGTTGGCCACTCAGTTCAAGGACTTTGAGCTGGGCCAGTCCCGTCGCAACGCTCTGCACTGGCTGCTAGGCAGCGGTATC TTCACTGCCGATGGCGACCACTGGTCTCGCTCTCGCGCTCTCCTCCGTCCTCAGTTCACCCGCGACCAGATCAGCGACCTCGATCTCGAGGAGCGTCACGTCCAAGTCGCCATGAGAGCCATGCCCGTCGACGCCACCACCGGCTGGACCGCCGCCACCGACATCcagaccatcttcttccgcctgACCATGGACACCGCGACCGAGTTCCTCTTCGGCGAGAGTGTCCAGAGCCAAGCCGCCGCCCTCAGCAACGGCGCCATGCCCCAGGATGACTTCCCTGCCCAGTTCGACCGCGGTCAATGGTACTCCGCCCAACGCGCTCGCTTCGAAAAGCTCTACTGGATTGTGAACAACAAGGAAAGCCGCGCCATCAACAAAGCCGTGCACGCCTACGTCGACCGCTTCGTCTCCGCCGCACTCAACTCCGACCCGGAGAAGAAACCCACCGGCCACTACGTCTTCCTGCACGGTCTGGCCGAAGCCACCCGCGACCCCGTCGAACTGCGCTCCCagctcctcaacatcctcctcgccggtcGCGATACCACTGCCTCTCTCCTGTCGTGGTgcattctcttcctcgcccgccACCCGGACTACTTCAACTCCCTGCGCGCCACCATCCTCGCGGAATTCGGCTCctactcctccccccatGACATCACCTTCGCCAACCTCAAGTCCTGCCGTCCCCTGCAGAACTTCCTCAATGAAGTTCTCCGTCTCTACCCCATTGTCCCTGGTAACCGCCGCACGGCCGTCCgcaacaccaccctccccacgGGCGGTGGTCCCGCGGGCACGGACCCTGTCTACGTCAAGAAGGGCCAGCCCGTCTTCTACAGCACCTACGTGATGCACCGCCGGCCTGATCTGTGGGGCGCCGATGCTGACGAGTTCCGTCCGGATCGCTGGAACGAGCGCAAGGCCGGATGGGAGTACCTGCCGTTCAACGGTGGGCCGCGTATTTGCATCGGGCAGCAGTTTGCGCTGACCGAGACGGGCTATGTGTTGGTGAGACTGTTGCAGCGCTTCGATGTTATTGAGGGCGTGGGCAAGACCAAGGAGGGTGAGATTACGATGCAGATGAGTCTGACAAATGCACCGGGAGATAACGTGACGGTCCGGTTGCATGAGGATGCTTCTaactag